One stretch of Erpetoichthys calabaricus chromosome 14, fErpCal1.3, whole genome shotgun sequence DNA includes these proteins:
- the tubg1 gene encoding tubulin gamma-1 chain, protein MPREIITLQLGQCGNQIGFEFWKQLCAEHGISPEGIVEEFATEGTDRKDVFFYQADDEHYIPRAVLLDLEPRVIHTILNSTYANLYNPENIYLSEHGGGAGNNWASGFSQGEKIHEDIFDIIDREADGSDSLEGFVLCHSIAGGTGSGLGSYLLERLNDRYPKKLVQTYSVFPNQDEMSDVVVQPYNSLLTLKRLTQNADCVVVLDNTALNRIATDRLHIQNPSFSQINQLVSTIMSASTTTLRYPGYMNNDLIGLIASLIPTPRLHFLMTGYTPLTTDQSVASVRKTTVLDVMRRLLQPKNVMVSTGRDRQTNHCYIAILNIIQGEVDPTQVHKSLQRIRERKLASFIPWGPASIQVALSRRSPYLPSAHRVSGLMMANHTSISSLFDRTCRQYDKLRKREAFLEQFRKEDMFKDNFDELDNSREIVQQLVDEYSAATRPDYISWGTQEQ, encoded by the exons ATGCCTAGGGAAATTATCACTTTACAGCTGGGCCAATGCGGAAACCAGA tTGGTTTTGAGTTCTGGAAGCAGCTTTGTGCTGAACATGGCATCAGTCCAGAAGGAATAGTTGAAGAATTTGCTACAGAGGGCACAGACCGGAAGGATGTCTTCTTTTATCAA GCTGATGATGAGCACTATATACCCCGAGCTGTGTTGCTGGATCTGGAGCCTCGTGTTATTCACACCATTCTTAATTCCACTTATGCAAATCTTTATAATCCTGAGAATATTTATCTGTCTGAACATGGCGGAGGTGCAGGAAATAATTGGGCCAGTGGATTTTCCCAG GGAGAAAAAATCCATGAAGATATATTTGATATTATAGACCGAGAAGCAGATGGAAGTGACAGCTTAGAG GGTTTTGTACTTTGTCACTCCATTGCTGGTGGTACTGGCTCAGGTCTGGGCTCCTATCTTTTGGAGAGATTAAATGACAG GTACCCCAAAAAACTGGTTCAGACCTATTCAGTGTTTCCAAACCAGGATGAAATGAGTGATGTGGTTGTACAGCCATATAATTCCTTGCTGACTTTAAAAAGGCTGACTCAGAATGCTGACTGTGTG GTTGTGTTGGATAACACTGCATTGAATCGGATCGCCACAGACAGACTGCACATTCAGAACCCGTCATTTTCGCAGATTAATCAGCTG GTCTCCACCATTATGTCTGCCAGTACCACAACTCTGAGATATCCTGGCTATATGAACAATGATTTGATTGGCTTGATTGCGTCCCTGATTCCCACTCCCCGCCTGCATTTCCTCATGACCGGATATACCCCTCTCACCACGGACCAGTCA GTGGCCAGCGTACGAAAGACCACAGTTTTGGATGTCATGAGAAGGCTACTGCAGCCAAAGAATGTAATGGTGTCCACCGGCAGGGACCGACAGACCAATCACTGCTACATAGCTATTCTAAACATCATCCAGGGTGAAGTGGATCCTACACAG GTTCACAAAAGTCTCCAGAGGATCAGAGAGAGAAAGCTTGCTAGCTTCATTCCCTGGGGTCCAGCCAGTATCCAGGTAGCCCTGTCCAGACGGTCCCCCTATCTACCTTCTGCTCACCGGGTCAGTGGACTCATGATGGCCAACCACACAAGCATTTCCTCT TTGTTTGACAGGACCTGCCGGCAGTACGACAAACTGAGGAAGCGCGAGGCTTTCTTGGAGCAGTTCAGAAAGGAGGATATGTTCAAAGACAATTTTGACGAGCTGGACAACTCCAGAGAAATTGTGCAGCAGTTGGTGGATGAGTATAGTGCTGCTACCCGTCCTGATTACATTTCTTGGGGTACACAGGAGCAGTGA